The region GGTCGAGAATGACCAGGCGGATGCGGTCAGTGGACGCTCCGGGCCTGGCCAGTGCGCGAACACGGAGGTCGTAGGTCAGATTCTCGGCGGCATCGAGCCAGCCCAGATGTTGCGCGGCCAAAGCCAGCGCCGTCCCGATAAGACCGATCGCCAGTCCGCTCAGGATTCTTTTCAGCCTTGGGGACACCCTACAACCCCCTGGTCATGCTCACGAATCGATCGTCGCGCGGCTTGACCGCCACGGGGCGTTGGTATCTTCCTATCATGCCAAGAATATTGTTGATTCTTTCGGTTGGCGAGGGGTGGGTCCGGGCGAATCCTTTGCTCTGCGGAGTGAAGCGCCGGCGCATGACGTTGAGCATGTCCACGATTGCGTTGGGGTTGTACCCCATGCGCTGCATGATGGTCACTGCGTCGTGGTCGGCCTCTTCCTCGAACGAGCGTGAATACCCGCTGTCGATCATGGTCGTGGTGATGTCCTGAATGGAGTCGTCAAAAGCTCGGGTCACTTCTTTGAGTTTGCCGCCGGACAGGGTGGCCGTGCCGGTCAGGGCCATGGCCGTTGCTCCCTCGGTGATGCGTGACTTCTGGATGGCCTGGAGCCCGTGTTTGCGCTGCACATGGCCGATTTCATGGGCCAGGACAGAGGCCATGGCATCCTCGGACTGGCAGCATTCAAGGAGCCCCTTGGTCACGAACACGAACCCGCCGGGTGCGGACAGGGCGTTGATCTCGTTGGTATCCAGAATCAGGAAATGATAGCCGCCAAAGGTTTCGGGTCGGTCCGAGGCCTGGGCAAGAGCCTGTCCCATGACGTTGACGTATCGCTGCCCCTTGCGGTGGTTGCAGTAAGCATACTTCGACAGGATCACGGCCGCTACGGAACGGCCTATGTAGTGCTCCTGTTCGGGGGTAATGTCTTCAAACCCGGATAGGAGCTTCTTCCCGCTCTTGAGCATGGAGGTGACTTCATCGGGCAGAACGTCTGCCAATTCGTCGAACAGTCCGGCAAAGGCTCTGGA is a window of uncultured Pseudodesulfovibrio sp. DNA encoding:
- a CDS encoding M48 family metalloprotease gives rise to the protein MKRRSFLKALAMAVPLLLAPPTSRAFAGLFDELADVLPDEVTSMLKSGKKLLSGFEDITPEQEHYIGRSVAAVILSKYAYCNHRKGQRYVNVMGQALAQASDRPETFGGYHFLILDTNEINALSAPGGFVFVTKGLLECCQSEDAMASVLAHEIGHVQRKHGLQAIQKSRITEGATAMALTGTATLSGGKLKEVTRAFDDSIQDITTTMIDSGYSRSFEEEADHDAVTIMQRMGYNPNAIVDMLNVMRRRFTPQSKGFARTHPSPTERINNILGMIGRYQRPVAVKPRDDRFVSMTRGL